ACGTGCGTCTCGAATACCGCCGGGCCATGGAAATTGCCGTCGTAGGTGCGGCAGCCTTCGTTGTGTTGGCCGAGGATGGATCCATCGTGTCGGGCCGGGTGGCCATGACGTCGGTTGCTCCGACCATCGTGGAACTCGCCGGAGCGAGCGAAGCAATGGCCGGACTATCGCCGGTCGAGGCAGCCACGGTGATCGGGGCGATGGCCTCGGACCAGGCGGTCCCGATCAGCGACTTGCGAGGATCCGACAGGTATCGACGACACACAATTGGTGTGATGGCCGCCCGGGCGCTCGACGCGGCTACTCGCCGAGCCGGCGGGGAACCGATCCGCGTCCCGGTCAACCGAAGCCTGGGGATAGGAGCGGCTCGATGAACGAAACATACGAATTGGAAGTAAACGGGGTTCGCTACCCGATCAATGCCGCCATGGACCGGAATCTGCTGAGCGTTTTACGCACCGAGGTCGGGCTGACCGGCACCAAAGAAGGCTGCGATGATTGCGAATGCGGTGCCTGCATGGTGCTGATCGACGGCCAACCCGTGAATTCATGCTCGTACCTAGCTGCTCAAGCTCAAGGGCGAGAGATCACCACCGTCGAAGGGGTCCTCGATGGCGACAACCTGCATCCGTTACAACGGAACCTTCTTGAAGAAGGCGGTGTGCAATGCGGGTTCTGTACCCCTGGCATGATCATGTCGGCCCAGGCTCTCCTCACCCGCAACCCGTCGCCCACCCGGGAGGAAATCCGCATCGGATTGTCAGGCAACCTTTGCCGCTGCACCGGCTACCAGAGGATCCTCGCAGCCGTCGAACGAACCGCCGCCGAATCATGAGCCGACCGTAGTGGAAGCCTCCGGCTGGGCAAGCCAGGCACTCAAAGGGGCCAAGCCGGCCATCTTCTGGTCGGACCGTCCCGACGCTCCGACCGCCGCACCGGCGTTATCGGGACCGGCAACTGCCGACCTGACGGTGGTCGGAGGCGGATTCACCGGTCTCTGGGCGGCCATTCAAGCCCTCGAAGAGCAGCCGGAACTTAACGTGGTCGTGCTTGAAGCGGAGCGATGTGGGTTCGGAGCGAGTTCGCGCAATGGAGGGTTCTGTGACAGTTCTCTCACCCACGGCCTCGAAAACGGGCTCTCCCATTGGCCAGACGACCTCAAAACCCTCGTCCGGATGGGACGCGAAAACCTCGATGGCATCGACGTAGCGATTGATCGGTACGGGATCGTCGCCGACTACCACCGGGCCGCCGAAATCGACGTCGCCACCGAACCATGGCACCTCGAATCATTACGGGAGAGCCTTGCGACACATGCGCAGTATGGCTTTGACGTCGAACTGCTCGACGGTGACGCAATGCGTTCCAGAGTGCACTCACCTACCTATCTAGGC
The Acidimicrobiia bacterium genome window above contains:
- a CDS encoding (2Fe-2S)-binding protein; this translates as MNETYELEVNGVRYPINAAMDRNLLSVLRTEVGLTGTKEGCDDCECGACMVLIDGQPVNSCSYLAAQAQGREITTVEGVLDGDNLHPLQRNLLEEGGVQCGFCTPGMIMSAQALLTRNPSPTREEIRIGLSGNLCRCTGYQRILAAVERTAAES